A window from Fervidicoccaceae archaeon encodes these proteins:
- a CDS encoding DapH/DapD/GlmU-related protein: MSSEHHRRISPLAKIGAGAIIKENAVIIGKSTIGARSYVDSDVIVGYPVRRRIKDMQAGNIFDFETDGSYVGEECLIRSFSVIYERVKIGNRVETGHRVLIREDTEIGDNSIVGTDTVIDGRVKIGERARIETGVYIPPLTIIGRNVFLGPRVVFTNDKYPVSTKWIGVVVEDDVAIGANSTIIAGVRIGRGSVVASGAVVTKDVPPNVVVAGIPARIISSRDEYERKKKEYESSPIGMKI; the protein is encoded by the coding sequence ATGAGCTCAGAGCATCATAGAAGAATTTCTCCACTAGCTAAAATTGGAGCTGGAGCTATCATAAAGGAAAATGCAGTAATAATTGGAAAATCAACAATTGGGGCGAGAAGCTATGTAGATTCCGATGTGATTGTAGGATACCCAGTAAGAAGGAGAATAAAGGACATGCAGGCAGGCAATATTTTCGATTTTGAGACGGATGGAAGCTATGTAGGAGAAGAATGCTTAATCAGAAGCTTCTCTGTTATCTATGAAAGAGTTAAGATTGGCAACAGAGTTGAGACAGGACACAGAGTTTTGATAAGAGAAGACACAGAGATAGGTGATAATAGCATAGTAGGAACTGACACGGTCATCGATGGTAGAGTTAAAATTGGAGAAAGGGCAAGAATTGAAACAGGCGTTTATATTCCTCCTCTGACAATCATAGGAAGAAACGTCTTTCTTGGGCCAAGAGTTGTATTTACGAATGACAAATATCCTGTAAGTACAAAATGGATAGGGGTTGTGGTTGAAGACGATGTTGCTATAGGAGCTAACTCCACAATCATAGCAGGTGTTAGGATAGGAAGAGGATCTGTTGTTGCATCAGGAGCAGTTGTGACCAAGGATGTTCCTCCCAACGTCGTTGTTGCCGGTATTCCAGCAAGGATTATTTCCAGTAGAGATGAGTACGAGAGGAAGAAGAAGGAATATGAGAGCTCACCAATCGGGATGAAAATATAG
- a CDS encoding DEAD/DEAH box helicase, translated as MLKSSEVFRDLHPKLQAVLEKYGYIKPTPIQEKSIPLILMGKSVIISAPTGSGKTEAALFPIFSMMVEQNSWKGNPLMVYITPMRALNRDIYVRMREISNEMGLRSIVRHGDSSRKERREFTEGKHHWFITTPESFSIIVTHRAFKNIISDIRWVVIDEVHELIENERGAMLSVVLERLRKKIGSFQLVAISATISKFNTVKKLLSCSECAEIKENEMKKMIIDVRSIPFEENESEDINYKVIKELRKIMEQKKSTILFTNTRDTAEFLSYKFRELGYKDVEVHHGSLSASVRTEAEKKLKEGSLKGIIATSSLELGIDIGAVDQIIQFNSPRQVLRLIQRIGRSGHRLGSISRGTIFSIHDITDMLESVVIARRAFEGKYEDLNIVWEPLDVALHQAVGMVLAGDARREEEILEVLRKAYPFKDLSGEKLNEILNFASNIGLLKISENGEILPGYRSREYYYSTNMIADTRKVPVMTVNNELVGSLDAEFVFSELENDRTFILRGREWKVLSIEDDRIIVEEVEEHKGLPPSWTGDLIPVSRNVAREAISLLRRICYGEPFEKIRAEYRSLTSTVYENIMRVCGEQQKRGFILPHPDHLVVEKGEDESLTVIHVPLGTKGNFTLALILGKYILSRMGGGVSIKSDPYKLFIEKSSLLRTENLEDSIYGLASQKEYELDEMLRSAIKESNAFRYRMILVARKMGALGENYSIKDSKKILRYYKDTVVGEEALREIMFEKTDMEVVLKLLRGIREGWIKIIKQPVRGLSPYTLHSIRGENPISYAAEGIPRELALKTLEMRIMEKEVIMKCLSCGYEWRSKIKDLPMIIECGKCRSRAVVPIPPGNLEFLTAVREGLNKKKLDGKKKEYFDEAVKRAKLVINYGKNAVIALAPYGVGPRSASRALSKLKLGWKNFIEALYDEEKNYIKNRKYWDQ; from the coding sequence GTGCTTAAGAGCTCGGAAGTCTTCAGAGACCTGCATCCAAAACTACAGGCAGTTCTCGAAAAATACGGATACATTAAACCAACTCCGATTCAGGAGAAGTCAATACCACTGATACTCATGGGAAAGAGCGTAATAATATCAGCTCCAACTGGTAGCGGAAAAACCGAAGCAGCGCTTTTCCCAATATTCTCTATGATGGTTGAACAGAACAGCTGGAAAGGGAATCCATTGATGGTCTATATAACGCCAATGAGGGCCCTGAATAGAGATATCTATGTTAGAATGAGGGAGATATCAAATGAAATGGGTCTGAGAAGCATTGTCAGGCACGGGGATTCATCGAGGAAGGAGAGGAGGGAATTCACTGAAGGGAAGCATCACTGGTTCATAACAACTCCAGAGAGCTTTTCCATTATAGTAACTCACAGAGCCTTCAAAAACATCATTTCCGATATAAGATGGGTAGTCATAGACGAGGTCCATGAACTGATTGAGAATGAAAGGGGAGCAATGCTTTCGGTAGTTCTCGAGAGACTGAGGAAAAAAATTGGCTCTTTTCAGCTCGTTGCTATTTCTGCAACTATATCAAAGTTCAATACAGTGAAAAAGCTCCTTTCTTGTTCAGAATGTGCAGAGATAAAGGAGAACGAAATGAAGAAAATGATAATCGATGTACGCTCCATCCCCTTTGAAGAAAATGAGAGTGAAGACATCAACTACAAAGTGATTAAGGAGCTTAGAAAAATAATGGAGCAGAAAAAAAGCACAATATTATTCACAAACACTAGGGATACAGCCGAATTTCTATCCTACAAATTCAGGGAGCTGGGCTACAAGGATGTGGAAGTTCATCATGGAAGCCTATCAGCTAGCGTTCGTACTGAAGCTGAAAAGAAGCTGAAGGAAGGATCGCTGAAGGGCATAATAGCTACATCCAGCCTAGAGCTGGGAATTGATATAGGGGCAGTTGACCAAATAATTCAATTTAATTCACCTCGCCAGGTTCTTCGCTTGATACAGAGAATTGGAAGGAGCGGGCACAGACTGGGATCGATATCTAGAGGAACTATATTCTCTATTCATGATATAACAGATATGCTTGAATCCGTTGTTATAGCTAGAAGGGCATTTGAAGGAAAGTACGAGGATCTGAATATAGTATGGGAGCCCCTAGATGTTGCACTTCATCAGGCAGTTGGTATGGTCCTGGCTGGTGATGCTAGGAGAGAGGAGGAGATTCTGGAAGTGCTGAGAAAGGCATATCCTTTCAAAGATCTTTCTGGAGAAAAGCTCAATGAAATTTTGAATTTTGCCTCGAACATAGGTTTGTTGAAAATAAGTGAGAATGGAGAAATCCTTCCAGGCTATAGGTCAAGGGAGTATTACTACTCAACTAACATGATAGCAGATACGAGAAAGGTACCTGTAATGACAGTAAATAACGAGCTTGTTGGTTCTCTCGATGCTGAGTTTGTTTTCTCTGAGCTCGAGAACGATAGAACTTTCATACTCAGAGGAAGAGAATGGAAGGTTCTCAGCATCGAAGATGATAGAATTATTGTGGAGGAAGTGGAAGAGCATAAGGGATTGCCCCCCTCATGGACGGGAGATCTAATTCCTGTATCAAGGAATGTGGCACGTGAAGCTATTTCCCTTCTAAGAAGGATATGCTATGGGGAACCTTTCGAAAAAATTAGAGCAGAGTACAGATCTCTAACCTCTACGGTATACGAAAACATCATGCGCGTTTGTGGAGAGCAGCAAAAAAGAGGCTTTATCCTACCTCATCCTGATCATCTCGTTGTGGAAAAAGGGGAAGATGAATCTTTGACAGTAATCCATGTTCCTCTGGGCACTAAGGGAAACTTCACACTAGCACTAATTCTCGGAAAGTATATTTTATCACGAATGGGAGGAGGGGTATCTATAAAGAGCGATCCTTATAAGCTATTCATAGAGAAATCTTCATTATTGAGGACCGAGAATCTCGAGGATAGCATATATGGCCTTGCTTCCCAGAAAGAATATGAGCTTGATGAGATGCTGAGGAGTGCCATAAAGGAATCCAATGCATTCCGATATAGGATGATTCTCGTTGCTAGAAAAATGGGTGCGCTTGGGGAAAACTATAGCATTAAGGACTCAAAGAAGATTCTGAGATATTACAAAGATACTGTTGTGGGAGAGGAGGCTCTGAGAGAGATAATGTTCGAAAAAACAGATATGGAAGTCGTTCTCAAGCTTCTCAGAGGGATAAGAGAGGGATGGATAAAGATAATCAAGCAGCCTGTAAGAGGACTTAGCCCCTATACGCTTCATAGTATAAGAGGAGAAAATCCAATTTCCTATGCAGCAGAAGGGATACCGAGAGAGCTTGCTTTGAAGACTCTGGAGATGAGGATAATGGAGAAGGAGGTAATAATGAAGTGCCTCAGCTGCGGATATGAATGGAGGTCCAAGATAAAGGATCTACCCATGATAATAGAGTGTGGAAAGTGCCGCTCCAGGGCAGTAGTACCAATTCCTCCAGGAAACTTGGAATTTCTGACTGCAGTGAGGGAAGGATTGAACAAGAAAAAACTCGATGGAAAGAAAAAGGAATATTTCGATGAAGCTGTAAAGAGAGCAAAGCTTGTAATAAATTATGGGAAAAATGCGGTGATTGCACTTGCTCCATACGGAGTTGGCCCTAGGTCAGCATCGAGAGCCCTCTCAAAACTCAAGCTCGGATGGAAGAATTTCATTGAAGCCCTCTATGATGAGGAAAAGAACTATATTAAAAACAGGAAGTATTGGGACCAATAG
- a CDS encoding NAD(P)-dependent oxidoreductase translates to MKVLIAGGAGFLGYEAAKHFAKKGHKVILLDPAANQNQILSENVEIISDSIKNIENFGNSIGKTDLIIHSAWDFTEDVKRSINENLLGTLSLAEFALSSGSRRFVFYSSSVIYGKPVSIPIAEEHPLNVEESRAPLHALLKLYTEKLLLHYHAYKHLPLTIFRIWWSFNDERAPGKTYREILAKIKKGERIEVPAGAGGSIVYAPDLSLAAEKALETEEANGKIFNAVSFFFEWSEVLRKIAERVGSRSEIVETRGEWNGPGFLEGRWQLDDSKMRRILNINVDANEREKKFIEVSLKMLEKLP, encoded by the coding sequence ATGAAAGTTCTAATAGCTGGAGGTGCTGGCTTTCTTGGATATGAAGCAGCAAAGCACTTCGCGAAAAAGGGGCATAAAGTAATATTGTTAGATCCAGCAGCAAATCAGAATCAAATTTTGAGCGAAAATGTTGAGATAATTTCCGATTCTATAAAAAACATAGAGAATTTTGGAAATTCTATTGGAAAGACTGACCTAATAATTCACTCAGCCTGGGATTTTACCGAAGATGTTAAAAGAAGCATCAACGAGAATCTTCTAGGAACTCTGTCACTAGCGGAGTTCGCTCTGAGCTCTGGCTCCCGAAGGTTTGTTTTCTACAGCAGCTCAGTTATCTATGGAAAGCCTGTTTCCATTCCTATTGCTGAGGAGCATCCTTTGAATGTGGAGGAATCAAGGGCCCCTCTCCATGCACTATTGAAGCTATATACGGAGAAGCTTCTCTTGCATTACCACGCTTATAAGCATCTTCCTTTGACCATCTTCAGGATTTGGTGGAGCTTCAATGATGAGAGAGCTCCTGGAAAAACATACAGAGAAATTTTGGCAAAAATCAAGAAAGGAGAAAGGATCGAGGTCCCTGCCGGAGCAGGGGGAAGCATAGTCTATGCTCCCGATCTTTCTCTGGCAGCAGAAAAGGCACTAGAAACAGAAGAAGCGAATGGAAAGATATTCAATGCTGTGAGCTTCTTTTTTGAATGGAGTGAAGTGCTAAGGAAAATAGCAGAGAGAGTGGGCTCTAGGTCAGAAATTGTTGAAACTAGAGGCGAATGGAATGGACCAGGATTTCTAGAAGGAAGATGGCAGCTCGATGACTCAAAGATGAGAAGAATTCTTAACATAAATGTAGATGCAAATGAGAGGGAAAAGAAGTTCATCGAAGTCTCCCTAAAGATGCTGGAAAAGCTTCCATAG
- a CDS encoding OFA family MFS transporter produces the protein MDVTKYKQRWVVLVGAVIVMMFISIYQYSWSLFASGLNTDLKWSMTTIQVAFTLYTYAATFVQPFSGYFADKIGPRNIAILAGLLVSLGFLLCSTITSPIQLYIYYTIGSIGVGMLYGMSAATAVKWFPDRRGLATGIVTFGFGAGTAIFNLPFQAWITNYGTKTAFLYVGILMLIFILPFTFFYKYPEFVQQQQQKQQKTEEKKEEKKEEKKEDTVNWKWYEMLKTPQWWLIYISFTIVAAIALLFGAQVKPMAKENKIPATILNFVLVAYPLANGFSRILGGWISDYIGRQLTATLFYALAGVFMIALGLTATNPTGFAAFVVLAMLFAGAVFAFNPAFIGDFYGPRYATTNYGITYTAKSWGGLISGYITAWLLVTFGTYTYSIIGLGIGALIAAVLVNPWILKKPKKKAAAIPTPPAQPTQPAQK, from the coding sequence TTGGATGTAACCAAGTATAAGCAAAGATGGGTTGTGTTGGTTGGAGCAGTAATAGTGATGATGTTCATTAGCATATATCAATATTCCTGGTCGCTCTTTGCCTCCGGTCTGAACACGGATCTGAAGTGGTCGATGACCACAATTCAAGTTGCCTTCACACTTTATACTTATGCTGCTACATTTGTCCAGCCCTTCTCTGGTTATTTTGCTGATAAGATTGGCCCAAGAAATATAGCAATATTGGCTGGACTGCTTGTTTCCCTGGGCTTTCTCCTATGCTCTACAATAACCTCTCCCATTCAGCTGTATATTTACTACACAATTGGCTCAATTGGGGTAGGCATGCTCTATGGGATGTCAGCAGCAACAGCAGTGAAGTGGTTCCCTGACAGAAGAGGACTGGCAACTGGAATTGTAACCTTCGGCTTCGGTGCTGGAACAGCAATATTCAACTTACCCTTCCAGGCATGGATTACTAACTATGGAACAAAAACCGCCTTTCTATATGTTGGAATTCTGATGTTGATATTCATATTGCCTTTTACATTCTTCTACAAGTACCCTGAGTTCGTACAGCAGCAACAGCAGAAGCAGCAAAAGACGGAGGAAAAGAAGGAAGAAAAGAAAGAGGAGAAGAAGGAGGATACAGTGAACTGGAAATGGTATGAAATGCTAAAGACCCCACAGTGGTGGCTGATCTACATTTCTTTCACAATAGTAGCAGCAATCGCTCTACTGTTTGGTGCGCAAGTGAAACCTATGGCTAAGGAGAACAAGATTCCCGCAACAATATTGAACTTTGTCTTGGTAGCATATCCTCTGGCAAATGGATTTAGCAGAATACTTGGAGGATGGATCTCCGATTATATTGGGAGGCAACTCACTGCAACTCTATTCTATGCTCTAGCTGGAGTTTTCATGATAGCTCTTGGTCTAACGGCCACCAATCCAACCGGGTTTGCTGCCTTCGTAGTTCTCGCAATGCTATTTGCAGGGGCAGTCTTCGCTTTCAATCCAGCATTTATAGGGGACTTCTACGGTCCAAGATATGCTACCACCAACTATGGTATAACTTACACAGCAAAGAGCTGGGGAGGGCTTATTTCAGGATACATAACAGCATGGCTGCTTGTTACCTTTGGAACATACACATACTCTATAATTGGCCTTGGCATTGGAGCTTTGATAGCAGCAGTACTCGTTAATCCATGGATTCTAAAGAAGCCGAAGAAAAAAGCAGCAGCTATTCCTACTCCTCCTGCCCAGCCAACACAGCCCGCACAAAAATAA
- a CDS encoding thiamine pyrophosphate-dependent enzyme, translating to MSSQVAFRSVKEIPGVDYYTAGRRTCAGCGPALGYRLISKAAGPNTIFIGPTGCMYVANAHQFLTSPYSVPWHHTQLGGGGAAAIGVASALRTLMLKGKRKLEDINVVVMGGDGAMADIGFSGLSMGLSYDYQRLLYVVYDNEAYMNTGVQASSTTPWGATTTFTPAGKVKPIGNTRLKKNMALVAAAHPKVKYVATATLWPPLDLMNKVQRALNSGGPSLIHVLLPCPKGWFSSPADTVNLSRLAIETGMWALWEQIEGHFKLNYRPKPRKHVREYLTLQGRFSHLKEEDMDKLDKMIEEEWVFWEESAKVGRLVVPY from the coding sequence ATGAGCAGCCAGGTCGCATTCAGAAGTGTGAAGGAAATTCCTGGAGTGGACTATTACACAGCAGGGAGAAGAACCTGTGCAGGGTGTGGGCCAGCTCTAGGATACAGATTGATATCGAAAGCAGCAGGACCTAATACCATATTTATTGGACCAACAGGATGCATGTATGTAGCCAATGCCCACCAATTCCTTACTTCACCATACTCGGTTCCATGGCATCACACGCAGCTTGGAGGAGGAGGAGCAGCAGCAATAGGAGTAGCATCAGCTCTCAGAACTCTGATGCTGAAGGGAAAGAGAAAGCTTGAGGACATAAACGTTGTTGTAATGGGTGGAGACGGTGCTATGGCAGACATAGGCTTCTCTGGTCTATCAATGGGTCTGTCATACGACTATCAGAGACTGCTATATGTAGTATATGACAATGAGGCATATATGAACACAGGAGTACAGGCATCGAGCACAACTCCATGGGGAGCAACAACAACATTCACACCAGCAGGAAAAGTCAAGCCTATCGGCAATACAAGGCTTAAGAAGAACATGGCTCTCGTAGCAGCAGCACATCCAAAGGTGAAGTATGTAGCTACGGCAACGCTGTGGCCCCCCCTTGATCTAATGAACAAAGTTCAAAGGGCATTGAACTCAGGAGGTCCCTCGTTGATACATGTGTTGTTGCCATGCCCCAAGGGATGGTTCTCATCCCCTGCTGATACCGTGAATCTATCGAGGCTGGCAATTGAGACGGGAATGTGGGCTCTGTGGGAGCAGATCGAGGGTCACTTCAAGCTGAACTATAGACCAAAGCCGAGGAAGCACGTGAGGGAATATCTCACTCTGCAGGGAAGATTCAGCCATCTGAAGGAAGAGGATATGGATAAGCTGGACAAGATGATAGAGGAGGAATGGGTATTCTGGGAAGAATCCGCTAAGGTGGGACGATTAGTTGTACCATATTAA
- a CDS encoding 4Fe-4S binding protein yields the protein MPVKLVRVTPKVERYPEYEELDWVIAHGLGVDHTADMTSFSQTLAQAGSVKGIETYYYMRYDDSPERNYIPMIFYTVFGKPKVPVLLHEEVEPVGELFNVIAVFSSSLLLQKTSQRALLFDGAKKDAVLLVNTSISPDDVVRLVKKYNLAQDWFGKVVTISAAKIDSAIAYPMLGALARAWDRVDLDSLLSALDVLGKEKKKESVRKGYEAASVKEVHVLAEETEMARKIKREIELPEFTGEFWNPEVYYAYQKAAAEAQTYPSRLAAMPRWEVLAPGLIEFGPQPGKRNLGFTTPWRWQRPIIDMNKCTDCKLCHYYCPDGAIDFAPIKVDYEYCKGCGTCATVCPVKAITMVSELEYLEGLKDEEVLRRFEQREYGF from the coding sequence TTGCCAGTAAAATTAGTGAGGGTTACACCAAAAGTGGAAAGATATCCAGAATACGAAGAGCTTGATTGGGTAATAGCACATGGACTGGGCGTGGACCATACAGCAGACATGACATCCTTCTCGCAGACTCTAGCGCAAGCAGGATCGGTGAAAGGAATAGAAACGTATTACTACATGAGGTATGACGACAGCCCCGAGCGAAACTACATTCCAATGATATTCTACACAGTTTTCGGAAAGCCAAAGGTCCCTGTTCTTCTGCACGAGGAGGTTGAGCCAGTTGGAGAGCTCTTTAACGTGATAGCAGTATTCAGCTCCAGCCTGCTATTGCAAAAGACTTCGCAGAGAGCCCTTCTTTTTGATGGAGCCAAGAAGGATGCAGTTCTCCTTGTGAACACATCAATATCTCCAGATGATGTAGTGAGATTGGTGAAGAAGTACAACTTGGCGCAGGACTGGTTCGGAAAAGTTGTAACAATAAGCGCAGCCAAGATAGATTCAGCAATTGCCTATCCGATGCTTGGAGCCTTGGCAAGAGCCTGGGATAGGGTGGACCTCGATTCCTTGCTCAGCGCACTTGATGTTCTAGGAAAGGAGAAAAAGAAGGAATCGGTAAGGAAGGGATATGAAGCTGCTTCTGTCAAGGAGGTTCATGTTCTTGCTGAAGAAACAGAGATGGCCAGGAAGATAAAGAGGGAAATCGAGCTCCCAGAGTTCACTGGTGAGTTCTGGAATCCAGAAGTATACTATGCTTATCAGAAGGCTGCCGCTGAGGCTCAAACATATCCTTCAAGGCTTGCTGCTATGCCGAGATGGGAAGTTCTCGCTCCTGGACTGATAGAGTTTGGTCCCCAACCTGGAAAGAGGAACTTAGGCTTCACAACACCATGGAGATGGCAGAGGCCAATCATAGATATGAACAAGTGCACTGACTGCAAGCTATGCCACTACTACTGCCCAGATGGTGCAATAGACTTTGCCCCCATCAAGGTCGACTATGAGTACTGCAAGGGATGTGGAACCTGCGCAACAGTGTGCCCGGTCAAAGCAATAACGATGGTGTCCGAACTAGAATACCTCGAGGGCCTCAAGGATGAGGAGGTCCTCAGAAGATTCGAACAGAGGGAGTATGGATTCTGA
- the gapN gene encoding NADP-dependent glyceraldehyde-3-phosphate dehydrogenase: protein MSEEFFSPAFEEREGMRRYRAYLAGRWIFGKNEQKIYSPIDGSVVGTVPRLTYEEVEPYIKELHESGRWKIRNTPGYKRMKYLEKMAELIEEHKNIFIDSLIIGAGKTREQASGEVNASIERLRRSELDLRKMYGDYIPGDWDQSTLETESIVRKEPYGIVLAISPFNYPLFDTVAKFTYSAIAGNAVIIKPPTQVPVPSILFARVAEASGFPRESLMVITVPGSEMDGIVADSRIGVISLTGSSETGKRVLKVGGIKQYLMELGGGDPAIVLPDAEIDDAARLIAAGIYSYAGQRCDAIKMIISHTSIFEQLKNKIVENLSKVKIGDPRDPSVTMGPLISAEAVEDMMRGIEDAVQKGGRILYGGKRLGGNYVEPTLIEISDKSKLNDILLYKEEIFAPVAIIFEYENDDEAIRLANNRRFGLDASIFGKDINRIRKLIRYLEYGAIYVNDIPRHGIGYYPYGGRKESGIGRESIAYSIEEVMAVKTIIYSYRGRRVFEYLI from the coding sequence ATGAGCGAAGAATTCTTCTCGCCAGCATTCGAAGAAAGAGAAGGGATGAGGAGATACAGAGCATATCTTGCTGGAAGATGGATCTTTGGAAAGAATGAGCAGAAAATATATTCTCCAATAGATGGAAGTGTAGTAGGAACTGTTCCAAGGCTCACATATGAGGAAGTCGAGCCCTACATAAAGGAACTGCATGAGAGCGGTAGGTGGAAGATAAGAAATACTCCAGGATATAAGAGGATGAAATATCTCGAGAAAATGGCTGAGCTCATCGAGGAGCACAAAAACATATTCATAGATTCTCTCATAATAGGAGCAGGAAAAACTAGGGAGCAGGCTAGCGGGGAGGTAAATGCGAGCATTGAGAGGCTGAGGAGGTCAGAGCTGGATCTCAGAAAGATGTATGGTGACTATATACCAGGCGATTGGGACCAGTCCACATTGGAAACTGAGAGCATTGTAAGGAAAGAGCCCTATGGGATTGTCCTTGCAATTTCTCCGTTCAACTATCCTTTGTTCGATACAGTAGCTAAATTCACGTACAGCGCAATAGCAGGAAATGCTGTAATAATAAAGCCTCCAACACAGGTTCCAGTTCCCTCCATTCTCTTTGCGAGGGTGGCTGAGGCTTCAGGCTTTCCAAGAGAATCTTTAATGGTAATAACCGTTCCAGGAAGTGAGATGGATGGAATTGTAGCTGATAGTAGAATTGGAGTAATAAGCTTAACTGGAAGCAGTGAGACTGGGAAAAGAGTTCTGAAGGTTGGAGGAATTAAGCAGTACTTGATGGAGCTAGGCGGAGGGGATCCAGCTATAGTTCTTCCAGATGCAGAGATAGATGATGCTGCGAGGCTAATAGCAGCCGGCATATACAGCTATGCTGGACAGAGATGCGATGCTATTAAAATGATAATCTCTCACACCTCCATATTTGAACAGCTGAAAAATAAGATAGTGGAGAACCTTTCAAAGGTGAAGATAGGAGATCCCAGGGATCCCAGCGTAACAATGGGGCCTCTAATTTCTGCTGAAGCAGTTGAGGATATGATGAGAGGGATTGAGGATGCAGTTCAAAAGGGAGGGAGGATCCTCTATGGGGGAAAAAGGCTGGGCGGAAACTATGTGGAACCCACATTAATAGAAATAAGCGATAAAAGCAAGCTAAATGATATTCTCCTCTACAAGGAGGAAATTTTTGCGCCAGTAGCAATCATATTTGAATATGAAAACGATGATGAGGCAATAAGGCTAGCTAACAACAGACGCTTTGGATTAGATGCATCAATTTTTGGAAAGGATATAAACAGAATTAGAAAGCTGATAAGATATCTTGAATATGGAGCAATTTATGTCAATGATATACCAAGGCATGGAATAGGGTATTATCCGTATGGCGGGAGAAAGGAGAGTGGCATTGGAAGAGAGAGTATAGCCTACAGCATTGAGGAAGTTATGGCAGTCAAGACAATCATATACAGCTATAGAGGAAGAAGAGTCTTTGAGTATCTAATATAA
- a CDS encoding nucleotidyltransferase family protein: MEKLIALILAGGYGKRLRPYTDTLPKPMIEVGGKPILEWQIEWLKSHGFRNFILLIGHLGSKIQEYFGDGREWGVSIKYSAEDRPLGTAGAVKRAEKLIAEEEFLLVNGDIITNLNPLELKEEMDENILGVISLSPLKSPFGIVEVNERGFIVNFREKPIIEGIWINAGVIYFSRSALKYFPELGNYETEVLPRLAEEKKLKGKKYNSIYWKSIDSHKDLEEADEALRKGEVKY; this comes from the coding sequence GTGGAGAAATTGATTGCCCTTATACTTGCTGGTGGATATGGAAAGCGGCTTAGACCGTATACAGACACGCTTCCTAAGCCAATGATAGAAGTGGGAGGAAAGCCCATACTAGAGTGGCAGATTGAGTGGTTAAAGAGCCACGGATTTAGAAATTTCATTTTACTCATAGGACATTTAGGAAGCAAAATACAGGAGTACTTTGGAGATGGCAGAGAGTGGGGTGTATCAATAAAATATTCAGCAGAAGATCGTCCGTTGGGGACAGCTGGGGCTGTGAAGAGGGCAGAAAAGCTGATAGCAGAAGAGGAGTTTCTGCTCGTAAATGGCGACATTATAACAAACTTGAATCCTCTGGAGCTTAAAGAGGAAATGGATGAAAATATTCTGGGGGTTATCTCCCTATCTCCCCTCAAGAGCCCCTTTGGAATTGTTGAAGTCAATGAAAGAGGATTCATAGTTAATTTCAGAGAGAAACCTATTATAGAGGGAATCTGGATCAATGCAGGAGTTATATATTTCAGCAGAAGCGCTCTGAAATATTTTCCAGAACTGGGTAACTACGAAACAGAAGTTCTGCCTAGATTGGCAGAAGAGAAGAAATTAAAGGGCAAAAAATACAATAGTATCTATTGGAAAAGCATTGATAGCCATAAGGACTTGGAGGAAGCAGACGAAGCTTTGAGGAAGGGTGAAGTAAAATATTGA